The region ATCTCGTGACCTACGAGCATTCGCGCCGTGTTGCTGTCTACGCCTATCGATTGGCGAGTAAGCTGGGGTGGGAGCACAGCCAGGCCCATGATCTGGCCCTGGCGGCTCTGGTTCACGATCTAGGGAAAACCTGGATAGCCAACGAGATTTTGCACAAATCCGCCGCCCTCTCCGCAGAGGAA is a window of Thermogemmatispora onikobensis DNA encoding:
- a CDS encoding HD-GYP domain-containing protein, whose amino-acid sequence is MTYEHSRRVAVYAYRLASKLGWEHSQAHDLALAALVHDLGKTWIANEILHKSAALSAEERRKMQRHPVIGARILLGCDVDPFYVETVLYHHERWDGQGYPSGLRGEAIPLSARILTV